In Candidatus Moanabacter tarae, the genomic stretch TTTTCTTCTATAGTCTGATTCCTATCTGTACGAGTTCCAAATTTCAGAGTTGTCGAAATTCGGGGAGCCCCCATCTTATGGATTATCTCATGGCAACGGTGGATAGCATCGAACACAACTTCCCATTCTCCTTCGATATTTGTCCCATAAGCGTGGAGTTGGATTTTAAGCTCTGCTTCTGATAAAACTTGTTGGCAGGCCGCTACATATTCGGAAATCGATAATCCAACCCCCAGAGGCACGATGCAAAGATCAGCTATAACTTTCATTTCGCTATTATGGAATCTGGATGAGGCGATTCATTCAACTATTTATCTTGAAGGTGACGGATAGGCTATACGCGAAGACAAAGAAGATGTGTTCCTGGATACCAAGACGGATGGAGAAACAGTGAGTTACTTTATCAGATTACTGCGGAGTAGGGATGGTTGCATTCATTGGCCTAACAGCAAACGGTGCTGTTTAATTCGACGAATGATAGGTGAGTACCGTTTGTCAATATTCGTGGCCAATGAGAGCTAGGGATCGGGGTTTAGCCCTAGGCCCATTGCTGAGTTTTGATTAAGACCCTAGGTGCAATGGTGTTCTCAGATGTAGACGCAGGATCCTAAGGCGATGGCGGCTTAGGCAAGTATTGTGCCCAACGCTAGAACAATGCTGTTCCCCTGAGGAAAAGGGAAATGTGCCCAGCCAGGACGACCTCCTTTAGAATCCAACCGAAAAGACCATTCCCCACCACATATTGGAGGTACGACCGCTGGTGAGCGCATCGTCAATACCGGAAGCTCGCACACCAATACCAGCAGAACCATAATCATTAAAAGAGTAATTGATATCGACTGAGCCCCCATAGTAGAGCCCATTATCCCCTCCTTTTGGACTGACGTAGCCTATGTAAATAGCTGGGTCAAGGGTCAAGGGTGAAGCAGGGCTGCCATCCAAAGGGATGCTCCAGCCTTTAGCAATTTCCAATGTAAAAGTATCGAGATCGAAATCATAATAGAAGGTTGCATCCGGAGCCCAAGAACTTCCAGTTGAAACCCCTAAGTAGAGTTCGCGTGTTTGAGTGTCTGTTGCAGGCTCCTCCGGAAACCAGTAATAGGTAAGGCCAAAATCAAGACTTAAATTGTCGCTAACGTCGAAAGCAACACCGCCATAGAAATCCACCTCATTGAGAAACATCGCCTTAGGATCAACGATAGGCTGATTTACCCAAGTTCCGAAATAGAATTCACCATAGGCGATATCAACGGCTGGCTGGAATGAGTGGTCAGCAAATTGAACTCCACGGAAGACATACTCAGACTCATAGCCGAAGGTGGTGCTGATTGACCAATCCTTCGCTGCCTCCGTACTAGAAACGGTTGCTGAAAGAATGAGAAAGCACAAAGTGGCAAATGTATGGAAAGATTTAAGCTTCATCGTTTTCATATGCTTGTTGGTTATCATTCGGTTCCTGCGAATCACGACCTCTTTCAAGCCAGAATCGGGCCAATCTCTAAAAAGAGATTGTAGAATTGTAGAAATGGCCGAATTTCTACTTATTTTAGTTCCTAATCGTAGATCTGGATTTCGTGTGGGTGAGCAATTTTGGCCAGTTGCACATCCTGCAAACTATTGTGACATAAAAGGGGTAATGAGGGTTCCGGATAGGCCAATGAGACCCCCCAGAATCACTTAGCAGCAAATGTCACCCGCCAGGACATCGCTAAATTCCTGCCAATTATGGCGGAGAGCACGCTCAAAACCAGAGATGACATACCTATTAGAAGAGGCACATTGAGTATTAATGGATCTGAAATACAAGCCGATCCTCCGGTCCTAAGTACTGAGGCCAGTGGTTACGGGCCCTTAGCCGGACAGGCTCCTAGCCCTACTAGCGGAATCCCAGTCGACTCCGCCGTCGTTAGAGTGATAGAACGAAGATCCTCAGGTTCCAGGTTATGCAAATTAGTTTTACCGGTACAGCGGGCCATCATAGAAGCCTCACCGGTGCTAGCATCAAGAATGCATTGAACTGCCTTAGTCCTCTCCTCACGGCTTCGGTCAGTAGTGAATTCCACCCCGTTCTCTCTTGTAATTTGACCTCCGAGGGCGAGTGCCACTGAGAGCTCAAATACGACTGCGGTGGCCCCGAGAGCAATCAACTTTGCTGCGTCGGTGCCTGACCGTACTCCCCCAAAATAGACCAGATCGATAGCTTCTTCGCTGTTGAGCTTGCGCAGTATTCGAATAGCATCGCGAAGGATCTCCAGATGCGGCGCCCCGCCTAGTTCTGGCCACCTTTGACCTAGCCCAGGGGCGCCGTCTAATAGCAGCATGTCAAATCCTTTGTCCAGGGCGAATGAGAGCGCATATTCCAGTGATGCCCTGGATGATACCGCCAGGCCTAGAATCTGGTTGGAATGGAGTCGAATTGGGTCCACGGACTGAAAGGGTTCTTCAACTTTGTGTATCTGTGCCGCGGCCTGGGCGGAAGGGACGCCGTGTCCGCCTGAGTCCAGAACTTGACACCAAGGTACGGAATTCCCAATCGGTTTTACACCGATGTAACTACATTGGTTTCTCGCCAGGGCTGAGGCTAGTGCCTCGCGTATTTCCTCAGGCGCATAATCGAAACCTGATACAAGGAAAGGTTGTGTCAGAGGCAATTTACTTGAAATTGTGGTTTCTATTGAACAATTTTCACGATAAGGATCAATCACCAGCCGGGAAAGATTAGCCGGAAGGAAAACAAGATCATCAATAGTTGCTTCGCGCCCCTCTGGGAAAGGGTTGTCTCGCATTTTCAGCCTGCTGTTAATCATCACTTTTTGCTTGAGATGTTCCTCGGAGCCAGCGCGAGCCATGGAAAAAATATCCTCACGATGTTGGATAGAATAGTCTGACGAACCGGTTTCGGCATCGCATCGGTAACATCGAGCAGCTTCCTTACGTGCCGTTTCCCAATTATAGGTTGACTCGATCTCAGGAAATTCGACCGGCTTCTTGCCGAGACCGAAGAACTCAGGTTCCTGTTGCGGTAGAACTTCCCACCTAAGGTCTTGAGCTACAGGTACCCGTCGGGTGCGGTAAGGTGTGCGGTAGGGCAATGGATCGGATCGGTTTTCGAGGAATGCATTGATATAGTATGCTGCTTTCTGGCCGTGATGCATAGCCATGACGATGGTAGACCCGCCAAAGGCTCCGTCTCCCGCGGCAAAGACTTTTGGGTCGGAGGTACGCATATTGCTGAAATCAGCACGCACACGATCGGGCAACATCATACCCAGTTTATTCAGTTCTGCACACTCCGCTTGTTGTCCTACGGCTGCAATGACCATACCACATCGAATGGTGTGTTCGCTTCCGGAAATCTTGACCGGGTGTCGTCGACCGTCTTCATCACATTTTCCCAACTTTGTTTTTACACAATGTAGGATGATTTCGTGTCTATTGCGTTCAACTCGGACCTGGAGAGTATGGTAGATAAATTCAACACCTTCTTCGATAGCGCCCTCTAACTCAATACGTCGGGCCGGTATTTCCTTGGGGCCCCGCCGGTAGATGACCTTAACATTTTTGCAGCCAGGTAAGCGTTTAGCTACTCTACAGGCATCCATGGCGACATCACCACCGCCGATTACGATAACCGTCTCAGGAAGATGCGGCCGTTCTCCATCATTCACTTTACGGAGAAAGCCTACCCCGTCCACTACCCCAGCAGCTTGCTCTCCAGGAGTTTGCATTTGCTTTCCCCACCAAGCGCCGATTGCGAGTAGTACCGCATCATGATTGTGTTTGAGCTCGGTAAGACTGGTATCCTTTCCTAGGCTTCTATTGAGATGTACCTTCAAGCCCGGGCAACGTGTCGTTAAACGGTCGATGTCTTCCTTAATGACATCGGGAGGACAGCGGAATGCGGGAATACCCCAGACCATTAGGCCGCCCAAGCGATCAGTCATTTCATAAACATGTACCTCGTAGCCCATCTCGCAGAGATCGTGGGCGGCTGTCAGCCCGGTAGGACCGCCACCGACAATTCCGATTGTTTTTTTTCTGGTCACCGGAATTGAAGGTGGATCGTAATTGTGTCCCACCTTGTCCATCACGAAACGCTTAAGATTACGAATCATGATAGGACCGTCACTTGCAGTACGTCGACAGGCCGGTTCGCAAGGAGCGTCGCAAACCCTTCCGCATATGGAACTAAACGGATTAGTAGCGGTGATAGCCTCAAAGGCTTCCTGGAATTTCCCTTCCCAAATATAGGCGAGATAGGAAGGGGCATCAGTTCCAACAGGGCATGCTACTTGGCAGGGGGCGGGGACGAAATGACGGTCATCTGTATCGTCCTTAAATTCCGGGGGTGCCGGAGGCACACTGATCCGATTAATATCGTAGACGCTCATCCTGCTTTCATTTCAAGCTCACTAGAGACACGATCCCTGTAGCCTGGTTCGTAAGGAAGGCGGGTGATTGTTGCTGCCTCCGGAGTTAATGCGACCAAATCTTCCCGGCAGAGCTCATGAACACTGGTGTAACCAAGACCCTGGGTGATCGCTGCAATTTGCCAACGAACGCTCTCCAAGAAACGATGGATATTCTGTGCCTCCACAGAAGGGTTGTAGCGGGTTTCATGTTTGGGGTCCTGGGTGGCGATACCAGTTACGCACTGGCCAACATGACATTGCATGCAAGCGATGCAACCACCGGCTATGATGACCGCAGATCCAAAAGCCACAGCATTAGATCCCAAACACAGTGACTTGACGGCGTCAATCCCGTCACGCAGTCCGCCCATCAAAACGATTTCTATGTCTTTGCGGCGATCAATTTCATCGAGTGCGTCGAGTGCTTCCATGATGGCTGCGAGGGTCGGGATTCCAACATGATCAATGACTTCTGAGCTGCCTGCTCCTGTTGAG encodes the following:
- the gltD gene encoding Glutamate synthase [NADPH] small chain, which codes for MSVYDINRISVPPAPPEFKDDTDDRHFVPAPCQVACPVGTDAPSYLAYIWEGKFQEAFEAITATNPFSSICGRVCDAPCEPACRRTASDGPIMIRNLKRFVMDKVGHNYDPPSIPVTRKKTIGIVGGGPTGLTAAHDLCEMGYEVHVYEMTDRLGGLMVWGIPAFRCPPDVIKEDIDRLTTRCPGLKVHLNRSLGKDTSLTELKHNHDAVLLAIGAWWGKQMQTPGEQAAGVVDGVGFLRKVNDGERPHLPETVIVIGGGDVAMDACRVAKRLPGCKNVKVIYRRGPKEIPARRIELEGAIEEGVEFIYHTLQVRVERNRHEIILHCVKTKLGKCDEDGRRHPVKISGSEHTIRCGMVIAAVGQQAECAELNKLGMMLPDRVRADFSNMRTSDPKVFAAGDGAFGGSTIVMAMHHGQKAAYYINAFLENRSDPLPYRTPYRTRRVPVAQDLRWEVLPQQEPEFFGLGKKPVEFPEIESTYNWETARKEAARCYRCDAETGSSDYSIQHREDIFSMARAGSEEHLKQKVMINSRLKMRDNPFPEGREATIDDLVFLPANLSRLVIDPYRENCSIETTISSKLPLTQPFLVSGFDYAPEEIREALASALARNQCSYIGVKPIGNSVPWCQVLDSGGHGVPSAQAAAQIHKVEEPFQSVDPIRLHSNQILGLAVSSRASLEYALSFALDKGFDMLLLDGAPGLGQRWPELGGAPHLEILRDAIRILRKLNSEEAIDLVYFGGVRSGTDAAKLIALGATAVVFELSVALALGGQITRENGVEFTTDRSREERTKAVQCILDASTGEASMMARCTGKTNLHNLEPEDLRSITLTTAESTGIPLVGLGACPAKGP